In one window of Gouania willdenowi chromosome 8, fGouWil2.1, whole genome shotgun sequence DNA:
- the natd1 gene encoding protein NATD1, with amino-acid sequence MAQAAQANVFDASSSAIRVEHDKKRRQFVIRLNGSQDRALLLYEYVGKKMVDLQHTEVPDAYRGRGIAKHLAKAAMDFVVEEDLKAHLTCWYIQKYVKENPHPQYFEHIYQ; translated from the exons ATGGCCCAGGCGGCGCAGGCTAACGTGTTTGACGCCAGTAGCTCTGCAATTCGGGTCGAGCACGATAAAAAGCGTCGGCAGTTTGTAATAAGGCTAAACG GATCTCAGGATCGAGCGCTTCTCCTCTATGAGTACGTTGGTAAGAAGATGGTGGATCTGCAACACACTGAGGTTCCGGATGCTTACAGAGGGAGGGGAATCGCTAAACACCTTGCTAAG gcagcCATGGACTTTGTGGTAGAAGAAGACCTGAAAGCTCACCTGACCTGCTGGTACATTCAGAAATACGTCAAAGAGAATCCTCATCCTCAGTACTTTGAACATATTTACCAATGA
- the tmem11 gene encoding transmembrane protein 11, mitochondrial produces the protein MASLGRRRGVPVSRERGVMAASDCYIVHEIYNGENAQDQFEYELEQALEAQYKYIVIEPTRIGDETARWITVGNCLHKTAVLTGTACLLTPLSLPVEYSRYVALPAGALSVACAALYGISWQFDPCCKYQVEYDSQKLSRLPLHTLTSSTPVVLVRRDDVHRKRLHNTIALAALAYCAKKIYELYAV, from the exons ATGGCGTCGCTGGGAAGGAGGCGCGGTGTCCCAGTAAGCAGGGAGAG GGGAGTGATGGCGGCGTCCGACTGCTACATTGTGCACGAGATCTACAACGGAGAAAATGCGCAGGACCAGTTTGAGTATGAGCTGGAGCAAGCGCTGGAAGCCCAGTACAAATACATTGTTATCGAGCCCACACGGATCGGAGACGAGACGGCGCGCTGGATTACGGTGGGAAATTGCCTGCACAAGACAGCTGTGTTGACGGGCACCGCCTGCCTCCTCACGCCACTCTCTCTGCCCGTTGAATACTCTCGCTACGTGGCTCTGCCTGCTGGCGCCCTCAGTGTGGCGTGCGCTGCTCTCTATGGCATTTCATGGCAGTTTGACCCCTGCTGCAAGTACCAGGTGGAATACGACAGCCAAAAACTCTCGCGGCTGCCTCTGCATACACTGACCTCCTCGACGCCCGTGGTACTCGTACGCAGGGACGACGTCCACAGAAAGAGACTCCATAACACGATAGCACTGGCTGCGCTGGCGTACTGCGCCAAGAAGATCTATGAACTCTATGCCGTATGA